A genomic window from bacterium includes:
- a CDS encoding phenylalanine 4-monooxygenase, which translates to MKTSAVRLEADHPGFNDPAYRRRRDEIAAAALAHRPGDAPPRIAYTATETATWGAVFRHLSELYPTHACREYNDVLRSFEFGPDEIPQLADVDARLRRTTGFRVVPAAGLVEARDFLGALARRVFPATQYLRHHSAPHYTPEPDLCHELLGHAPMLAVSEYADLTERIGAAAFGADDALTERVARLYWYTLEFGLVRQNGQRRAYGAGLLSSYGELARALSGAAEVRPFDAAVAAETPNPITTYQPLLFESPSLADALGKVAAFIEAARGR; encoded by the coding sequence ATGAAGACCAGCGCCGTCCGGCTCGAAGCCGACCATCCCGGCTTCAACGATCCGGCGTATCGCCGCCGGCGGGACGAAATCGCCGCCGCCGCGCTCGCCCACCGCCCCGGCGACGCCCCGCCGCGCATCGCCTACACCGCCACCGAGACGGCGACGTGGGGGGCCGTCTTCCGCCATCTGTCCGAGCTCTATCCCACGCACGCCTGCCGCGAATACAACGACGTCCTGCGCTCGTTCGAGTTCGGCCCCGACGAGATTCCGCAGCTCGCCGACGTGGACGCGCGCCTGCGGAGGACGACCGGCTTCCGCGTCGTTCCCGCCGCGGGGCTCGTCGAGGCGCGGGACTTCCTCGGCGCGCTCGCGCGGCGCGTCTTCCCCGCCACGCAGTATTTGCGCCATCACTCGGCGCCCCACTACACGCCGGAGCCGGATCTCTGCCACGAGCTGCTCGGCCACGCGCCGATGCTCGCCGTCTCCGAGTACGCGGACCTCACCGAGCGGATCGGCGCGGCGGCGTTCGGCGCCGACGACGCGCTGACCGAACGGGTCGCGCGGCTCTACTGGTACACGCTGGAGTTCGGCCTCGTGCGGCAGAACGGCCAACGGCGCGCCTACGGCGCCGGGCTCCTCTCGAGCTACGGCGAACTGGCGCGCGCCCTTTCCGGCGCGGCGGAGGTCCGCCCGTTCGACGCCGCCGTCGCGGCGGAAACGCCGAACCCGATCACCACCTACCAGCCGCTTCTCTTCGAGTCGCCCTCGCTCGCCGACGCGCTCGGGAAGGTCGCCGCGTTCATCGAGGCGGCGCGCGGCCGCTGA
- a CDS encoding GAF domain-containing protein — translation MPAADQARLADRYARIAAQLAPLFTKTADPIARMATAAAVLHHKNNHFFWTGFYRLLEDDLVVGPYQGALACQVLERGKGVCWAAATRGETVLVPDVHAFPGHIACDARSKSEIVVPVRDPAGVLRAVLDVDSEREDAFGPADAAGLERVAAMIFAP, via the coding sequence CCGACCGCTACGCGCGGATCGCCGCGCAACTGGCGCCGCTCTTCACGAAGACCGCCGACCCGATCGCGCGGATGGCGACGGCGGCCGCGGTGCTCCACCACAAGAACAACCACTTCTTCTGGACCGGCTTCTACCGCCTGCTCGAGGACGACCTGGTCGTCGGGCCGTACCAAGGCGCGCTCGCCTGCCAAGTCCTGGAGCGCGGCAAGGGGGTCTGCTGGGCGGCGGCGACGCGCGGCGAAACCGTCCTCGTCCCGGACGTCCACGCCTTCCCCGGCCACATCGCGTGCGACGCCCGCTCCAAGAGCGAGATCGTCGTCCCGGTCCGCGACCCGGCCGGCGTCCTCCGCGCCGTGCTCGACGTCGACTCCGAGCGCGAGGACGCCTTCGGCCCGGCCGACGCCGCCGGGCTGGAGCGCGTCGCGGCGATGATCTTCGCGCCCTGA